The window GTTCGAATTCAGATAAACTGATAGGAGTATTGTTTCAATGGATTGACgcagttaaaaaaatttcgtttGCATTTTGTAAACTcaactttgtaataaaacagtaaatcaCAGGTAATCTCCCAAAACATGCCATCGAAAGTTCTCAATGCCTATTATATGTTACAgtgtaataaagatatttcattaatacacaaaatttataCGTTTACATTGATGTGTCCCCCGATTCTAGTATAAGATTTATGTATGGatacaacatttttatagAGGGATGGCTCGTTAACACCGGTGTAAACGTCgccttataaaatatataaatattcggACTGGCCAGTTTGTTTGCTTTACGTTCGCTTCATTGTCATTCAAATTCTGACGAATTAATAGGGAAAGTATAGTAGGGAATGGTATGGCGGCAGAGAACTTTATTATCAAATGGTTGGGAATTAGTTGGAatttatggatttttttttattattagttaacTACTTTTTAAAGTAACGTTATATATGATATAATTCTGATAATTAAATCCTAGGTATACCTATTGCTTGTAAATgcgaatttatttttcaaaatattacacaaCAAACAcctatttcaaaaatttacagaaattatgaatgaaaaatactCTTAACACCTTGAGTTGTAACAATCGATTCGGCATCTTCACCTGGCGTCGCTTGCGCCTAATATTGTGCAAATTTCAGGTGTCGGCTTGCACAAAAGGAAAGGGTAGAATAGAAAGTTTTTGCGCAAACACTCTCTATTTGACCGGTTAACATTTGTCAAGAGAACATATGTGAAGATGCACCTTGATGATGGTTTGATGCATTGGCACGAGGATATCAATTGTTACTGCATTAAAAAGGTTATTTTTGGGCGACTTTGGAATCACGCTACCAATAGCTTTTATTGCATTAGATTAATATTTACTTGATGAAATCCCTTATGCTAAGAgtgaagaatattttaataaacacttaATGTTTTACCAGTGATGATCGTGGTCAAAGGTGGACCGAATCCTCTACAGGGAGGGCAGACGGGTTTGATGAAAGTATGACTGggagttttgaaaaaagattACATTGTACCTACGTAACTTTTTTGATCGATCTTCAaccacattttttaaattatagaataCATGAAGAAAATAGTGTTCATTTAAATGCATCTGACAATAAAGAGCTGGAGTAAATTCGGTCAAAGTTAGAGGGCCTGTTAAGCGGCATATACTCGTaattctcatacatacataaaatcacgcctctttcccggagggctaggcagagactacctctttccacttgccacgatctctgcatacttccttcgcttcatccacattcataattaaattcatgcaagctcggcggtttcgggtacttttgacctgaccctttaccaggacgtccttaatttgatcaagatacgttcgtctaggtcttcccactccgacctttccctccacaccctccatgtatatctgcttagtcaacctgttttcattcatcctctccacatgaccgaaccatctcaacatacccttttctattattCTATATTCGTAATTCTCACTCTAAATAAATGGTGTAAAACATTTGGCACTTCTTTAATCGGATGCCTCAAGTCGAGTCATGAAAATTCTTATACCTCCTGATAAATTCCTATTACATTCTCACATGAAGCGCCTCTTGTCTGACCTTTGCAACCATGCAGGGGAACCATGATCGAAACTAAGTAAGTACTATTTCCTTTTAACAAGCCATATGAAAATTACCGCAGGCTTTTTTAAGCACTGGTTGTTCAGTAATCCTTTGAAAGGAATAGtttaagacatttttttcCGGCTACAACTAAAGTCTTAATTTTCATGGAATAGTAACTACTGAAATAgatgaattttattatcaggcTACACATAGCATCGTGGATATATATCGCaccatttgtttatttgtattttttatctttatcgaTGTTAAACATCGTACAGTATGtaaaaacttgtttaaaaacaaaaaaaagaagtctTCTCTGAAACGTGCagctaaattaaaactattaacgCTTCATTTGAACATAAATTCCATTCATGTTATTATCGATACAAAGTATTTGGAATGAAGTTTACTCATGTAGATTGGCTTAATCAATGATTACCAGTTAAATACACCTACATTGTAAAGCATTATATCGTATCTTATATatcgtttattatatttggtaATGTTTGCTTCCTACCGCCGAAAAAGTTCAAAGTATGTTTACGGCCAAAACTTAACTTTATGTggcagtaaaataaaatatgataagtTTAATTGTCTCGTGCTACTTTTGCACTTATTCGCTGTATATCAGGCCGGATGTTAAAAAACTTCTTGTGAAGTCACATCGTACAGTCACGTGAAGAATAAGCTatcatttttcaattattttatgggCGTCTAATGAGTACAGCGGGTCTAGCATGGCACGCGTGACGACATTtatatcgcgcgataaactattgCTGTCTCGTTTCACGCCATAATAGAAAGCTAAATAGCGATAGTtaatcgcgcgataaaaacggcgacgcgcgtgccatgctatgGGAGCAGATTTTGATGTTAAAACAATGAATAATGACttttttttgagaaatgtGACTACATTGTCAGTCTGTGGGTTACTTTTCCTACAAACAAAGAACTACTCGTACATAATTTTGCAAGTCAAAATGTTTCTTCCTCCATGTCGCTAGTGCTGGTTAAATTCTCCCTTACCTTTCAGGAGAGGAGTGCTATAACCATGATCCGATAAGGCAATACTGAATACACTAATgctctaataaaataaaatacaatgtttttatttttactttacaaagcccataaatatttgtatatggTAATAAATAACCATTCTGATTTTGTATCAATTGGGAGCTAAATAGAAACATCATTTACGCATATGACTGTACTCGCTGACAGTTCAGGCTTGTGCCACTCAGAGCCGCCACCTGAGCCCGGGACACCTTGCCACCAATCCAAACATCTGCCTTTAACTACGTCCACTTTGCGACCAGAATTCTGCTCCTGCGACATCGAGATGATTAAGATGttcagataaaaatatagctaACTGTACGTGTCGATTAATAAGTTTcggtatttaatttatgaattgGGCAGACATTCTTGATAAAGACATTGCAAgattttgtgataaaatacTGTTATTGTTATCGATGAGATaattctttgaaatttttgtgattattaataaaattggaaAGTTATTAACGACTTAAatcttcaattatttttataaaaatttgattatttaaagtttgatagatttaaaatttatctatttcgattttaagttattaacaTTTTGCATAAATGTTCACAATATCAAATGAATtagtaacaaaatttaattaaaatatcgaCGATAGCTTTGTTTGttgattgatttattaatattggaTATATCGTTTCAAAATAAGCAAGTTTAAGGGAACTGGTCGTTTACTAGTTTACGTAAATATTCAAGATACAATTAAGATTTAATGTTGGCTTAATTTATGTTACAACGGCAAGATattcaacaaaaacaataattgttGATAAATTATAGCTACATACAAGTACCTTAaagtatatgaataaaaaaaaatttagttaaaagCAAAAAAACTGGACGGAACCTCTATTTCCCCTAAAGATCTATAATTTTTCCCTTCAatgatttcaaattattataaattgaacTGCTTTTTTCCTTTTCCTCGGACCACCAAACGTCAAAATCTGTTACTTGCAATATCGCAAGAATCAATTTCACATTACAATGTATTATTCGCAAAAATGACATGTTTTGTAAACAACCATAGATTAAAAGATACGAAATGAGTACAATTTGTCTACTGAAGCTGCAGATTTGATCTTATCTGTGGTATTGTGGTTATGGTCGGGTTTCACAGATTACATCTACGCACCGACACCTTTCTTTTTAAATGCAATTGTTGTTTTCGTTTTGAATGCATAGACAGCATAGTTATATTTTACGCCGTATTTCAGACCAACGACTGAGATGTCACGTGATtgatttaaagtattttaactCAGGCTAATATTATTAggaataatgatttttattcgCATCGAATGATAacctcaaaaataaataaaaacctgtACCATACCGTATAAGTATTACTACTTGTAAGCAGTTATCAGTACTAATATGTACACAAAAGAGACAAAATTCTTGTATCATGCAAAATACGGCACATcgattttttatgtatgaatgtatcgCTTCAGCTTAATGAACTGCTAGTgtgtttaaagtatataataataataatgtacttatatacatattatgtgtatgtaaatttcatacaaaacagTACTCCCAATTTCTAATAATTAGTTTAACCAATGCttctaatttaattaactttgcAGTTCTTTGCCGATAATATTGTAATACTCTTAACGTATTTTGTGAGAACATTCAGAGTTAAGTATTCTACTGTCATTCTGgttaatgatttaaatttgaGTATCACGTTATAAcaaattcgaaattcaaactGATCGCCGAACTAGACAAATGACCATCGGACCGCTGtcaaaagttatatttattttctttggaaATTCATAGAATCGTGCGAATCCCGTATCGAGATGTTTGCGGGTGCGCATAATGCGCCACTGCGTCTGCGACACAAAGCAACCCTTTGGCGACACAATGCGGCACTAATCTAGATCATTGCTTTGTGTGCCGCGCCAGACAATACTGCATTTCTGGATATCTCACTCGATGTCGATTTGAAAGAAATTACTGTACTACGGCAGGTAAATTCAATGAAGGAATATGCCGATCATTGAATCTGGACACGACAATGGCTTGTGAGAAACAGGAAAATATTGAGCTCCATTATTCAactattttaaagataaattgaATTCGTGCgttctttatttttcgaatgtaatgttaatttttatatcagaattgatttaataaaCACAGGCAGatgtaatgtaaaatacatagagcatttatagaaatatgtatttattttttctacacATGTTTATTCGACTGTTAAAAtgaatttactttaaaatattatttgattgCGATGGTGTTAAGTTCTAATGTTCGTAGCGCACAGCTTTATCTCGTAGACATCTACAGATGTTCTACGGGTACGCCTCGTAGCATTGACTAACTCTTACATAACTCGTTATTATTTAGAAGTATTCGCATTGACACGAGATTTTTTATcatggttatttttttaacctttcTTTTTGATTCTATCATAGTAAACCTCGCGGGTTTCATCTTCAACTCATAGGAGAAGTGACTATCGGTCCTGAATTAGGTATCATGGTTTATACACGAAGCATAACTAATAACTATTGACTGTACTTCGCAACTTTGTATTgatatttcttgttttaaattattataaaaaaaaatctgacttcTATGAAAATAGAATCTAACGGATAATGATATATATGTgcgtattagaaaaaaaaatacatatgtaagactatttttaatatcagaGGAAAAGGTGTtgcttataaaaaagtaataattcaGCTATTAGTCTCAAAAATGATtagaaaattcataaaattccaTTACGATAGCGAAGACAATCGTTACCCTAAACATGCTTATTTATAATCGTTGCATCTTCTCGCCCAAGGCACGCGGCGTCCGATCCTTTGACTTCGGCCATACATCACGACCACTAAGTAGACAGTATATCAAAGAATATTCAGAGTAATTAGGCCTTTGGCGACGGACTCCGATTTATTAGTAGGCGTTAAGACCGACAGCCGTGGTGCCGGCTTTTGTTCTCTTGCCCGAAATATTCAATTGAATTAATAATGGTTGTGAAAGCGATATCGTTAAAGAGTACTTAGATATCACGCAGATTGAAACGAGTATTTTGTTTGAACATCGGTTTGAGTATAAATTCATTGGTGACTAGAttgattagattttgttgaaaataagtgtaaaataattgaaagtaCTTACCTTTCCGCATAATGAAAATTAAGATCAAACTATAACCTCTATGTTGCGaaactgtaaaataaagtCCGTCATTATCTTGAAATAACCTTCGATTCAAAAcatgaaagaaaatttttatgttctCTCTGTGtgtaatacaatataatatccACAGAAACTTCTAAATGTGATACGTTAATTAGTTATCACTGgtcacatccagttgctttCGTAGCATTACCacatttacttattaattattcaacTCATTATCGTAACCTATCACATTTTAACGGCTGTCTCCGAGACGTATTATCTATTAGATAAGTTGATTGACAAAAGAGTTCGAATGTCGCACAAAAAGGGCACTAATCGTGCGGCTACTGCAATCCGTCAATTAATTAACTGTCTCAAAGATATGAGAGGCGGCGACGGTACAGACGATGGGAAGATGCTACTACTTTCATCCAAAATTATACAACTTCAATATGACACCAAACCCTAAAGTGTAAGAAATAAGGAGAAATTTCGGATGCAAGATAGATTGTGCATCAGCTACCGTAGGCGACGGCGGGTGATAACGCGTATGGAGCTACATCGTAAAACATCATTAGCAAGATAAAAACCCTAAAAGCAGCCTTCATCTTGCCGTGCGCAGGAAGTCACCGAGATACGCACATTTTTCATATCTAACACCTCATCGAtatccaataaaaataatatttgaaaacagTTTTGGCATAGCATTTTTAATGACCATGtcattagttaaaaaaataaactatcatTTTGATAGATGATTTGTAAAGCAAACAGTCGTATATAATGCTATTGTCGGACAAGTGTGACATGAAAAAACACGACAAACAAAGGAAGACCGATGTTAGAGAACTTAATTTAACACCCGAATCAAAACTTCAGCCCGCATTGTGTTGTTGTGGTGCTAACCAATTCTCTTTTGTCCAACCCCGCCCACGCCTATTATCAGATGCATACATgtcattttttatcaaaacaataacattttttactaaaaaccGTCGGTCTCACGCGTAGCTTTTAATAACGAGTAAATTTGTCAAAAGCCAAACAATCGCATCAAGTATAATTTACGTAGACGTATAAATTAGATGGTTTTGGTTTGTTACTTTCTCAGAAAAAGAAGGTACCTACCCAGAGGACCAAACCGGGTTTAAATTATTGTCAGTTTCATATTATAACAATAGATTAAGTTGTTTTcaataatacaattatatttataatttctcaCATATCGTTCCcgttatttatatgtaattgcAATTTAATCCTGTGCTAAAGTGCTTTTTGCCAAAGGAGTCAATAGTGGCAAGGTACTAATGTGTGTTCGTTATACCTCTTAATAAACTAAACATTCGtctaaattttgaaattgttatGGTCGTtagttgtttgtttgaattaattttggaCTTACTCGTATTTTTGTCAACCCGAGTCCCAGAATAACGACAACCCTTGCGATAATTTAGCTATCCGAcgtcttaataaaaacatgattacAGTTATTCATTGGGCATGATCTgcgacataaaaaaataatgctgGTATATCCACCCACATtggttataaattaatagaatcTGCCCTCATCTTTGTGTCATATAATAATGGTATATCGGGATCGTGtgaggtatttttttattgtttttaggaAATGTTTCCTCGTGGCCACGTCGCGGCCAATTTGGTACATCTGGGAATCGATGATTTATGACAAAAGGGTAATATAaaggttaaattattttgtatgattAGGTATATCTTTAGTACttagaacaaaaatattgaccGACATGCTGCCAAAAAACTGTTCAGTAAAAGCTGTGCATGTCTTGGGGAATGTAGCGTTATATGAACAAAACAGAAGTTAAAGTTGctaaatatgaaaattcttttcaatGACCGCTTTTTCAATCCTAGCCCAGACAGCTCAATGGGTAgaccaaatatatttttaattttattttttttttatatttgatgcGCAAAAAGATTAGCGTGCGCCATAGCAACCTACTTCCTAAAGCAGTTTCTCATTTATCAATGGAACGCTGTACAAAGGCAGTCCGTCAATGAAAGGGACAAAAAAAGTACAAACAGGAGGTTAATGAACGCCAGACCAGAGCGGATCGAGTAGTTATTAAAAACTGGCTTCCATACTCAGgaattattagtattttacaTTTACGTCCCAATTATCACGAATAAAAATGGACGATTGATGACCAGTTGCGCGTGCTAATTTTGTTTACACTAGCCgacaaataaaaactattattataagtgagagaaaatacttaaacagtGTTATCTTATGTGTTGTCtacagaaaattaatattcacgAATCCCTAGggtgcaaaaataaaataaagttggatcgaatttattttttgttaccttGTTAAGCGGGAGCTATGACATAAAAGGAATACTGAAAAGGATTTTCTAATGTAtaagattattaaattaatcttggagttaattatagaatttttCTCCATTAGTGACCGTATCTACCTTTAAATAGGGTTGGAATTAGAAATATCTACTTTTTTCAACATACATTGTCACACACTCAGATCACCAATATCAGGTTCTTATATTAGATATTGAAAAACATTCTGGTCATAGGGATTATTGAAGGCTATCTTTATGGACTTTAGGTTGATGGTGGACAGCCAACTGATACTTTGTGGTCATAAAACTCGATACCGattgaatgactgactgacagtatgtataaaacttatgactgactgacagaaacttagtgccgtgtggttcatggcaccaatacaaaaaagaataggacccctcaatctctttcccatagatgtcgtaaaaggcgactaatagacatgcttataaacttgggtttcttttttaggcgatgggctagcaacctgtccctatttgaatcagTTCAGCTATGCGGCTTAATGACATATtgaatatcattaagccgaatagctgaacgtgacctatcagtcttttcaatgctGTCGGCacgcctaccccgcaagggatatagtatAGAAGTTTCGAAAAGTCTCAAAGGCTGCGCTCGActagaattccaagtttattacccTTTTCTTGATTGACTCTTACAAAAGCTTTAAGCTTGGATATGATGATCCAAGTATATGATGATAAGTATGGGTGTGTATGGTACGagtacctttttattttaactagccttaacattattaatactGCAATAGCAAATTGCACCTATCGGTCAGCACCAAACCTTTTACTTAAATAGTCTCAGTAATAATTTGCGTACGATGTGATGCATATATTAAAGgggtaaaagaaaaaagagagttatgaatgtggatgaagcgaaggaagtatgcagagattgtggcaagtggaaagatgtagtctctgcctatccctccgggaaaaaggcgtgattttatgtatgtatgtatgtaaaagaaaaaaagatataaaccatttcaataaataatgtatttctATATGTTTAACCTTAacacttaaattaattatgtacaattattttactgGCTTCAGAGTTTAAAGTGTAACAACATTCCGTTGAAGCCTCGAAATCGTTCACTTACAGGTAACAACTGCGCTGGGCCACAGACAAAATAaacatcgatttttttttcaaaagtatCGTACCTAAATGGAATTCATAAATTCTCGATAAATAGCCCAACATGCTATCGAAACATTTTTAgtccataaaaataattgattagAATCAAATTGTGGTAATTATCTTAGAACTAATTAAGGCACTATGGGGTTGACTAGATTTACAAGAGTCTTTTCGTACTAATTCacaatgcaataaataatgcaCATTCTCGGAGGGATTCGTCCAAAttgctgtatgtatatacctgtgaacaaaagaaaataaaaggttaGTGAATGAACATTAATCGGATTGTTTGTGAAGTTGGAGTAGTGACTCCACTatgacatattatattttctgtagaacttgtaataaataataaaaactttttttttgttaatttttacaacTGTATAAAATctacttacataaattaatgCTATTTCTGCTGCCACCACGAAATTACGTCTAGGAGTTCCTCTTCGTCCATCGGCCCAAGGTTTTGTTGCGTTGAAACTTCATACCGGTCTACATTGGAGTACGCTGATGATACTCCCGAGGAACATTCTGAAGGTGCTGGGGACGCGGCTTTCTCAGAGCTCGGAGAACTGCTGCCGTAGAAAAATCCATCGTCTAAGTCCATAGATGTCATTGGCTGTGTGTTACTATTGGGTATATTTTCTCTATTTTCCTGGTCACGAGTTATCCCTAATGCCGCATCACTTTCTTCTAATAATTGCTGTAGATATCTGATATATTCGACTACCATTCTTAAAGTGTCAACTTTACTAAGTTTTTTCCCAGAACCGCGCCTAGCGCCACCTGATAGCGCAGCGACCACTGAAGCGGGCAGATGACGGCGCAGCGCGTTGAATCCGTCATTCACTTGTTTTACTCGATTACGCTCTCTAGCATTGCGGCGAGCGATCGACGCAGCCTGAGGTCCGGTGTATGGATTCGTTCGGAAATGCACCTTTTTTCTATACTGAAGATTAGGCGGAGTATCATGtgtgacataatttttttcaggaGCCGGAGCAATTGGTATGTTCCTCTTCTCGACTGAAGTCTTGGTTACAGTCGCCGTTGGGTAACCCGATGAGACGACCACGTAATTCGTCTGACCTTGAACAAGTTGTATTTCTTGAAGCATCGTGTTTACGTGTTCGCGAGATAAGAGCACACGACCGGTTCGCGCGGCGAACGTTAAAGCACTACTGATACGTAGCAGGCTTTGTGGGAGCTTTCGTGAGGGCGGACGCGAGCGGCGGCTACGGAGCTTCGCGCACAAGTGAGCCGCCGGCGCACGCGCACTCGTTATATCACCTGCGCCGgctgcaaaaaatataaattttaaaattctccTCTCCTCCCCTATTATTTTCGATCATCCCTTCCCTCTACGTGCGGGCTCGTACCTGGCTTGGCTAGGGGAGCGCGGCACGGGCAGGGAAACACTGGCTAACGCGTGCCCAGTTTTTTGTGCTGACCActgaatacaaaaataagttcAATATTTGTTGAATTCGCGTTATCAGCAGTTCAAACATTCCGTTTTACACAGGCGGATGGTAATGCGCGTATCTTAATCAAGTTAATAATGAGTTAAAGAGAATTACAAATTCGTAACGGGGTTTTCAAAGGGCACCAGCGATGGCACGTTATAATCGCCCTATCGATTTCGGAACACTTTGAATAAATCAATCGTATTAAGAATCCACATCAGTGTTATCTGTCTCTGGGTATCTTATTAAGTGTCTGACTGGGAATTTCTCATAAAGGTAGTCAAACCCGGCGGATAAACGTCGCACCACAGTTATCAACATTTTATCAGTGGAGAACGCTGACATTAACTTTGATGTGTTCccgaatttaaaatttaggtaatattgtattttcatttttttcaaattagtaaaacttttactttaatgaacaataatattattttcagagTATTAACTGCAAGACAGATGCAATGGAACTTGACTGGAAAGTTTAGTGTAAATAAATCTTGATAAATAAAAGCGGACCAATCAGTTGACTTATCCACGCACAGCACAAACTGTGTTTAGaaaatttttgtgttgttttatgTTCAATGGGGTGTATTAAGAGAGGATTTACTGAAATCACCCCGCGGACGGAAATATTTCTTACTTCATTTACGCGAACGGAACTGCTGGCGTActctaataaattaatatttcgttTTGCACAGTTTATTATACGattcaaaaatatgttatttaacaattcctacaaacaaataacaagctgtaaatttttcattgatATTAATGAATACC is drawn from Amyelois transitella isolate CPQ chromosome 6, ilAmyTran1.1, whole genome shotgun sequence and contains these coding sequences:
- the LOC106131269 gene encoding achaete-scute complex protein T3-like yields the protein MLQEIQLVQGQTNYVVVSSGYPTATVTKTSVEKRNIPIAPAPEKNYVTHDTPPNLQYRKKVHFRTNPYTGPQAASIARRNARERNRVKQVNDGFNALRRHLPASVVAALSGGARRGSGKKLSKVDTLRMVVEYIRYLQQLLEESDAALGITRDQENRENIPNSNTQPMTSMDLDDGFFYGSSSPSSEKAASPAPSECSSGVSSAYSNVDRYEVSTQQNLGPMDEEELLDVISWWQQK